The DNA region ATATTTCCCTAAGGTAcgttcttttaaatatatatacatactttaataatttttatgtatatgtgggaCAGTGCATCTCATATGTGCAGTACCAGCagtagccagaagagggtggtagATCCTCTACAACTGGAGTTCCAGCCGGTTGTGCACCACCAGGGGCACGAAGTGGATGGGTggagcccaggtcctctagatgaaagcaaccagtgctcctaGGCCACCTCACAGGCTCCATTGTCCAAAACCTCAGAATTAGATCTGTGGCTGCCGCTCATCACCCACCTTTGAAAAGCCGCTGCATTTTCCAGCCTGAGTCTTCCCTACTGACCCTCTAACGGGTCCCCTTTTCAAGCCTGTTCCCTGGCAGGCCCAAAGAGAGGCCTACATGTACTACATGTACCGGCAATCTAGCAGggcttcttgagttctatgaGAGCAAGGCACACAGGAAGACACAGACCCAGCCCTGGTGACTTGGTTTCAAGACTACATGAGGAACAGTATCAGGAGTAACAGTACAGGTGAGAAGACAGGTGGACCCTGTGTGTTAGGACGAGCGTGAATGGGAAGGTTTCTAGGTAAAGCCTGGGCCTGGCTGAGGTGAGACCTTCAGCGGTTACAGGGGAGCCACTCATTCCCAGGTCCAGGAACCTGGTCTCTCCAGAGGGTCTGTCCCAGTGATCATGGAGGTCATAGGGGATTGCAGCCCGGAGACACGGGAGCAACCTGGATGCAGGCCTGCAGGAAAGTGAGCACACCTCCGAGTGTGAGAACGGGGAAGCAAAGGCAGTGGGTGGGAAGAACCATGTTCTCATTTGGATCCAAATGAGAAGCAAGTTCAAAAGTCAGGACTGAGACCGGCAGGGAATTCCATGCAGGCCATACCCTTTAATATTAAGGAATTTGGGGGGGAGAGAGATTTTATCTGCTTTAAATGTTCCTTGTCTATTAGAAACATGTATGGTAGTGTATGACGGGAGTGGCAAGCTGCTGAgacttttttatgtgtttttgaaacagggtctaacgtagcccaggctggccttgaactcactgagtgACTGAAGGTGGCCCCGAACTCTTGATGTTCCTACATCCATCCCATGAGTGCTGGGTTGGCAGTGACTTTTTTATTGTTGGTTCTTTCTTTAACAgaatctctctacatagccctgactgtcctggcactcattatgtagaccaagctggattcaagctcacagagatcctccctctcctgcctctgtagtgctgagattaaaggcgggcaccaccacCCTCCACAGGTTTTTGGGTTGGGAGATGGTCTCTCTATGTGTTAGGGACTGGTTCTCAGACCtcagggtccctgcccccagctgccTGCGACTGATAGTAAAGAACTGCCAGACAGCCAATGGGTGGGCAAGGAGCCGGGGTGGGACTTTTAGACTGCATGGGCAAGGGTCTGagtaagaggaaggagaggaggagtcaCCGCCATGACTCGGAGGGAGAGGGGTCAGGTCAGACttaggagctgcaggagagaagccATGTAGGAGGGAAGGGGTGCGGCcccatggggggagggggcccctgaaggtaacagggcagcaaGGGTAAAATAGATTTAGAAGGTGCTAAGCCGAGAATGCCAGAAGGAAGTGTGTGGTAGCCActgggaggtttagaagtgcccaaccgccaggcgtggtggcgcacacctttaataccagcactcgggaggcagaggcaggcggatttctttgtttgaggccagcctggtctacagagtgagttccagggcagccagggctacacagagaaaccctgtctcgaaaaaccaaaacagaaaaaaaaaaaaagaagtgcccaaccattgagctagtcaagacatcaaaattagctggtgtgtgtgcgtgtgcgtgtgcgcgtgcgcgtgcgcgtgtgcgtgtgcgtgtgcgtgtgtgtgtgtgtgtgtgtgtgtgtgtgtgtgtgtgtttgtgtcttccaTTCAAGAATCCAGAGAGCTCATGGGCAGGTACAGTATACAGGCGACCCACTGAGAGCCAGAGCAGTTTAATTCACAGCTACCCTATGAAGCCCTGATTAgcctagaatttgctatgtagactgggctggcctcaagctcatagaaatctgtctgtctcttgcctGGGACTCAAGGTGTTCAGAACTGTACTAGCTCTCCACCTTGTGTTTGGAGACTgcgtctctcactgagcctggagtttGCTGATTCAACTAAGACTGAATCAACAGCCAGGGAGCCCCAGAGggactttaaaattattaaaaagcagATCTAGGTGACCACACAGAGTAACTGGTCACATCCCTTTAGGTGATGCTCCTCCATCACAGAACCCCAGAGACCAGATGCTGTGATGACCGAGAGTGATCAAACATTGGATTGATCCCAGGTGGCAGGAGAGGGTGATAAGGCTCAAGGGCcagagagggaggacagaggtTTTTCAGATGACCCAGtgagccccacccctaccccatagAGGCTGTGCCCCCATCCTCTCACCTGCATCCAAAGGCAGCTGTCCCCACTGTCCCAAACACTTAAGAGTGTATGGCAAGTGCTGCCTACCTCAGACATGTTAATGCTCCAGATGTTATTGCGAACCTTCGGGGTAGCCAGTTGCTTCAGCCGGTTAGAAGCTTGGTATTCCAGAGTGGACCGAGGGATGGACCAGATGGGCGTTGTCCTGAAAGGCACTTGGAGTTCAGCCATCACCCCCACTCCTCTGCAGAGCTGTGGGTGACTAACTGTATGTGCATGGTCTTTCCCAGAATGTTCCTGGGATGGGTGAGCCTAAAGACGCTGGGGTACAAAATACCTCCCAGAGGAAATCCCGTGAAGGGCCTCTCCCGGGTGTCTGACCCAGAGCGTGAGgcatcctccctttctttcttaactttcCTGTGTGGCAAAGGGCCAGCTCCCCTTTCCATCAGGAGCCACAAAGGGCTAGAGCAGTGACTACCCTGAGCTCAGAGGGTAAAATCAAGACCTGTCTCCGCCCTCTCCAAGAACAAATGCTGCCTACCCGAGCTTCAGCGACAGCTAACTCCAACCCTCCCGCCAGAAGCTGGAATGCAGCAGCTCGCCCTGAAATCCACCCAGCACAAGGAACATCACCAGCCGCATGTAAGCACGACTTCCCCCAACTCAGATGACAGTATGGCACTAACACAGAACAGGGCTGCGCATAGAcacagtggtggcacaggtcCCCCCTCAGCCATCAGTGTGTAGTAAAGACAGCAAAGGTTTGCCCGAGGAGCTCTGAGGACAGGCTTCAGAAAGCATGAATGTCCTCCAGGTCCCTCCTCTATAACCCGCGGTCATGAGTGCCAATGTCACTCATGCTGATCAAAGCCAGGCTGATGGATCACCGGTGGGTGTCATCCCCTTGATCCCCAAGGTCAGACAGCTAAGAGACATTGGCTAGACCTCTTGAGGCTCGGCACTCAGAAGCAGGGCACGCTAAGCCCCTCTCAGAATGAAACAGGAAGAGGCTCAgaccctctgccccctccccttacCTGTTATTGTTGTAATATTCCTGGTAGAACCGCTTGGGCCTCGAAAGCTCCTCCACGCGCTGGGACACCACTGGACAGAAATAGCCTGGTCATCCCAGCTACCCTGGGCCTCAGCAggcccaccctccaccccagggTTCTACTTAGCCCTCCATGGGTCCAGGCACTGGGCACAGGCTAGAGACATGGGCAGACACTTGGCCAAAAGTGTCCCCAGCCACAGGCATAATACAACAGACAAGACTGGCTCCTTCCTGCCTGTGCTTAAACCTAAGAGGCTCTTAAACTAGGTTTTTGTCTGAAGTTGGTACTGGCCTAGGATTTCTAGGGTTGGGGTAGGGGGAATGGATGAGACTAGAGCCCCAAgagaggtcatccttggctacactcATCCACAGAGGAGCTCTTGTCGGGGGACTTTATTTGAAGGAGTCTTTGTGCTCAAAGATGATGGATCCCATTTGGGAAGAAAGGTGGAATCTCTGTAATATAAATACTAGCCCTGCCCAGATTTGTCTTAGGGACTGCCCTGAACCCTTCTCCCTGCAATCCCACAGGGTTCCAGCCActcagggaggtggggaaggactgGAGTCCTGAGAGTGGCCTAGGAAGGTGTCTGGTAGCCACATACTGAGTGGAACCAGCAGGCCCTGGACCAGGCAGAGGACACCCAGGCTGCCCCAGAGAGGCAGAACCTACCGGGGACCGTGATGGTCAATGTGGTGTCCTCGATAAATCGCTCAGTCCAGTACACAGAAGGCCTAGAATACAGCCGAGCAGCTCAGGGCAAGGTGCCCTGTGCCCAATGCCCTGTGCTCTGCTAGGGAAGGGAAGCCTGAGGCCCTGGAACAATGGACAGGAGGCTGGGGACCAGGAAACGCAGTCAGAGGAACAGAAGGTCAGGCTGGCTTAGGGCAGCAAGCACCAGGGGAAACACAGATTATCTAGAGTGAGGCCCATATTCCAAGATAGAGCACGTGAAAAGGCCAAGTGCAGCCTGGAGAGCTCGGCCCCTCAGGTACACGGACACAGCCCAGCAGGCCTAGTGCacagcaggaaggcagaggcaggacagccCTAGCTCTAGAGCCCTCCACCCCTAGAACTTGGTCCCTGGAGAGAAGGCAGCTCAGGTGTATCCTTGGAGCCTGGCATGTCCCTGACATGGGCAGGTGACAGAGGGAGGGGACACCCCAACTCACCAATACATGCAGAACTGCAAGTTGGTCTTGCGTGGGGAAATCCAGGCATAGCCCTTACAACAGCGCCCCGTCCTGCGATGAGACAGGGTCCCAggccctgcctttgcctctgggtCCCCACTGGCTCCCAGATTCCTCACTTTTCCTCTGGGTACCACCCAAGGAAAGGTCCCACCTCTGGTGCCTTGCCTGGTGCCTCCCAACAGTCCGTTTATTCTCTACGTGTCCTGCCCAAGATGCCACAGGGGTCATGGGTTGGGTGTCCGGGTGTCAAAAGAGCACGGCAGGCCAGGTTGCCTACTGCCTCATCACCCCATAGGCCCCAGCCCTCACCTGTCTCTCAGACATTGCCAGTTGGTCTTAGGCTTCGCCAGCTCCAGCAGCCTCCGGCTCCTCTTTTTCCTGCCCTTGGCTGTGGAGACGCTGGGAGTCCGCTCAGTGATGGACAGATGGCTGCAAAAGAGTGTGGCATCAGGGCCCACCGGTCCACCCTGATGTGTCGTGGAGCTTACAGAGCAATCTTGCTCCCCCACCAGGAGCCTCCAGTCAGCTCTGGGTCCCTGGATCAGCGACACTGGGTGAGTTTGCTGTCACCCAGGCCCCACACTGTCCAGAAACTGAGCCCTGAGCCACAGAACCAGAAGAAGTCGGCTCCCGCCTTCCGGGACTGTTGGGAGCATGAACACAACATTCACTTCTCTCCCCCGTGTTTACTGAGGACCTGGAGGAGGACAGAGCTACCAGCAGCGTCCCCTGCCTCTGGGAAGCTGGGGGGTCTCCAAGCGGAAGGACAACAAAGGTGGCCAGGATAGACTGGTGTGTTAGCATCTGCCTCCTTGGCACCTACCTGCCCACTGGGTCCCCAAAACCCACCTCATTTCAACCACTTCCACCTCCAGGTCTTGTCGAAGAGAACCATCCAGATTGGAGGTCTCAGGGAGCTCTTCCCCAGCCATCTCCTCTGGGGGGATTTCCTCCTCTGGGTCTTCTGAGGTTCGCCCTGAAGTGGCCTTAGAGCCCTGCAACCATTGGCTCTCAAATGGCTCACTCTCAAGGTCCAAATTGCCATCGTTCTGTCCCTGCTCTGACTCTCCCAAAGTCTCGACCTCTGGAATTGGGTTACTGATCAAACTGGCCCGGTGTTCACCAAGTTCCCCCATGTGTGCAGCCCCTCCTAACCCTTTAACCTCACTCCCTCAGCACCCAAATGGACCTGtggttaccacagcaacagaagaatGCCCACCTATGGATTCTGAGGCCCCCATTCTATCCCAGTGTTGGAGCTAGGTCTGAGGTGTACAGCTCAGTGTTCCACCCTTCGTGTCTTTCTTTTGGAGTGGAGGACAAGAGgcgacagggtctcaccatgtagcccaagctggcttcaacctcctgagtgctgagatgacccATCTGTGCTGGACTCCAGAGTTGAGCCTGGATTCAGATCTCACAGAAGGCTGTGCCCCTCCAGTGGGTAGGTTTATGGAATCCACAGGGATTTCtgggcatgattttttttcccttataagagCCACAAGAAAGAAACCACATCTCTGATTCCTGGTTATGATTGGGCTTATCTTTAATGTCTGTTGCTCAAGCAGCCATTCTGTGACCACAGGGCCTGTTGAGCTTCTGATGGCAGGTGAGCTTCCAAACATAGCACCCTTGTAGATGGCTCTGGCTCTCTACTTCCTCCTCTGGTAGCTGACTCTCAGGTCCTCACAGCTCAGGGTCCTATGACACGTGCAGACTCTGCCCTGAATTATATAAGGAAGTACCTTCCGTATATACCACCTTGCATCTCACAGTGAGATGATGGCTGTGACAGAGGGCAATGCCAACACACACTCATTTCCAGCCTGAGCACACGGGGAGCCGATAGAACAGAGGACCGAGGTCCCCATACCATGGCTGGAGAGACCCCATCTCTACTTTCACTGCTTTTGCAAGAGTCGGATTGAAATGAGGTCATGGAAGGGAGTGGAAGGGACAGCGTCCCAGAGACCAGGGCAATGAGGTGGTAATACCTTTCCAAAGCTCCCAGTCAAGGGGCCAGATACAGGGCGATACCCCAACCTCTGACACATGTGCTAGCTAACCTCGACTGTCATCTAAGACCAGCCTGGCTGGCCCAtgagggcatctccaggaaggATTAAAGGGAGAACTTCCCTCAGAGTGGGCAGTACTTTCTGATATCTGCTCAGCTATAGTAAAGTCTAAGGGGAAGGCTGTCTTGCCTCCTGGCCTTTGCTTCTTGCTGGTGAGTTTATCTACTCCGTTGTTGCCTCCACTGCTGCCACCTTCCTTCACTGATATCagaacccagattttttttttcaactttccaGGGTGGACTGAAGACCAGTGGTTCTCTAGGAACCCTCAGGCCTTCAGTGACAGATTGGGACTGCTAAGGTGTCCAGCCTTATAGAGGTAGTCAGCTGCT from Mus pahari chromosome 9, PAHARI_EIJ_v1.1, whole genome shotgun sequence includes:
- the Theg gene encoding testicular haploid expressed gene protein isoform X2, with translation MGELGEHRASLISNPIPEVETLGESEQGQNDGNLDLESEPFESQWLQGSKATSGRTSEDPEEEIPPEEMAGEELPETSNLDGSLRQDLEVEVVEMSHLSITERTPSVSTAKGRKKRSRRLLELAKPKTNWQCLRDRPSVYWTERFIEDTTLTITVPVVSQRVEELSRPKRFYQEYYNNNRTTPIWSIPRSTLEYQASNRLKQLATPKVRNNIWSINMSEISHVSRAAQMAVPTPRTLRLAKPRPPATLLEEWDPMPKPKPYVSDYNRLLQLATPKALSEKCVPDRSPQWEVLDVTKNAVASSRIISLAQPKIRKDLNEGYNPYYISPASLVAQASPRIYELATPKYITKKV
- the Theg gene encoding testicular haploid expressed gene protein isoform X1 — translated: MGELGEHRASLISNPIPEVETLGESEQGQNDGNLDLESEPFESQWLQGSKATSGRTSEDPEEEIPPEEMAGEELPETSNLDGSLRQDLEVEVVEMSHLSITERTPSVSTAKGRKKRSRRLLELAKPKTNWQCLRDRTGRCCKGYAWISPRKTNLQFCMYWPSVYWTERFIEDTTLTITVPVVSQRVEELSRPKRFYQEYYNNNRTTPIWSIPRSTLEYQASNRLKQLATPKVRNNIWSINMSEISHVSRAAQMAVPTPRTLRLAKPRPPATLLEEWDPMPKPKPYVSDYNRLLQLATPKALSEKCVPDRSPQWEVLDVTKNAVASSRIISLAQPKIRKDLNEGYNPYYISPASLVAQASPRIYELATPKYITKKV